GCACGCGCGCGACCATCGGGACGAGCCCCCCGGCGACCTGCATCGCCAGTTCGTCGGCGCGCGCCAGGCGCTCACGCCACTCCGACGCCGTCGACTCCCGCGACGGGGCGATGGGGACCATGATGCGCACGAGCGCCTCCTCCGTTCGCCCGCGCGTGGCCGCGTCGCGCAGGAGGTCCCACTTCACGGCGTACTCGTTCCAGGCCACGCGACCGCGCCCCTGGTACCAGTAGTACACCAGCGCCTGCATGGGGCCGTTGGCGAGGATGTACCGGTTCACCGTCACGCCGGCCCCCGCCAGCGGCAACCGCTGCGTCCCCGACTCCACGACCTGCCACCCGGCCCCCGGGAGGCAGTTGCGCGGCGAGTGGATCGTGCGCCCCGTGACCTGGGAGTCGTAGTAGCCGACGTACACCGAGAAGGCGCGCGTGGAATCGTCGCGCGCCCGGTAGATGCGATACGCGTAGTCCGACATCCCGGCAACCTGCTGCTCGTCCTCGCCGATCGCCCGGCGTTCGGTCACGAAGCCGGCGAAGTCGAGGCCGACGTCGTTCAACGGGCGCGGCAGCGTGGCGACGTCCTGCCGGCCCGCCCCCGCCACGAGCAGCCCCCCAGCCGCCAGGAGCAACGCCGGGAGATAGAGGCGCCAGTCACGCATGGCGCCCTCCGGGCAGGCGCCCTCCGGGCAGGCGCCCTCCGGGCAGGCCCCGCCGCGCCATCCAGCGTTCCTCGATCGCCATCGCGCCCCGGGTGATCGCACCGAGGATGGCGAAGGCCACCAGGAAGAGGAGCCACCCCTCCGTCAGGTGCGAGAAGCCGTCGGCCAGCTTCGGGTCGACGAAGAGCACGAGGAAGCCGGTGACGAAGACGCGCACGCCGTTGACGACGACGGCCACCGGGATCGAGAGCGCCACGATGGCGAGTCGCGCGGCCGGGGACCTGAGGAAGAGTCCCCCCAGCAGGACGCCAAGGCTCAGGAGCGCGGTCAGCGAGCGGAGGCCGCTGCACGCCTCGGTCACGAAGAGGTCGTGCCCGGGAAGCCGGATCACGTTGCCGTCCAGCTGCACGGGCACCCCGCGCATGGAGAGCATGGCCGCCCCCATCTGCGAGGCCTCGAGTTGCAGCGGGAGCGCGAGCGCCCCCATCACCACATCGGGGAGCGGCACCGAGAGCGCCACGAGGAGGAGCGGGAGCCACCAGTGCCGAAGCTGCCGCCCCCCCCACCCCCACACCACCACGCCACCGAGCGCCAGGAGCATCGCGGCGCGCCCCACGAAGGCCTCGGCCGCCAGCGCCGCCACGTATCGGAATAGCACGGCGGCGACGATCATCGCGAGCCCGAGCGCCGGCGCGCGCTCGGCGTCGGGGGCACGCCCCCGCTTCCATGCCAGCCAGACGGCCAGCGGGGCGAGCAACAGCCCGTGCCCGGCCTCGGGGTCGGTCCACCAGGCGCGCACCGTCCCGGCCAGGGGGGCGGCAAAGAGGGCCAGGAAGGCGAGGGTCGTCGCCGCCGTCACGGCGAGCCGGACGTTCGCCGGCTCGTCCGAAAGGGTGGCGACCCGTACCTGAGCCCCCTGGCGG
The nucleotide sequence above comes from Gemmatimonadetes bacterium SCN 70-22. Encoded proteins:
- a CDS encoding EpsI family protein, translating into MRDWRLYLPALLLAAGGLLVAGAGRQDVATLPRPLNDVGLDFAGFVTERRAIGEDEQQVAGMSDYAYRIYRARDDSTRAFSVYVGYYDSQVTGRTIHSPRNCLPGAGWQVVESGTQRLPLAGAGVTVNRYILANGPMQALVYYWYQGRGRVAWNEYAVKWDLLRDAATRGRTEEALVRIMVPIAPSRESTASEWRERLARADELAMQVAGGLVPMVARVLPPWSVPAT